A DNA window from Caulobacter mirabilis contains the following coding sequences:
- a CDS encoding ABC transporter ATP-binding protein, whose amino-acid sequence MSDLIADSLSVRLGGRAVVDGVSARFEAGRVTAVVGPNGAGKSTLLACLAGLRTPTVGAVRLGVEPLTSLSPRERARRMAFLPQTPEIAWAVDVRTYVGLGRTPWTGSWGLGAEDQAAVEAAMEETGVSAFANRVVTTLSGGERARVLIARALAGQSRWLLADEPLTGLDPGHALDAAALFRRLAADGGLGVVVTLHDLDMALRMADRVLVLAEGTVIAEGAPVEALSPQVLARAYGVRARILEGESGPMIEVVGRAV is encoded by the coding sequence GTGAGCGACCTGATCGCGGACAGCCTGAGCGTCCGGCTCGGCGGCCGGGCCGTCGTCGACGGCGTCAGCGCCCGGTTCGAGGCCGGACGCGTGACCGCCGTGGTCGGCCCCAACGGAGCCGGCAAGTCTACTCTGTTGGCCTGCCTGGCGGGGCTGCGCACGCCGACCGTCGGCGCGGTCCGGCTCGGGGTCGAGCCGCTGACGTCCCTGTCGCCGCGAGAGCGGGCCAGGCGGATGGCCTTCCTTCCGCAGACGCCGGAGATCGCCTGGGCGGTCGACGTGCGCACCTACGTCGGCCTTGGGCGCACCCCCTGGACCGGGTCCTGGGGCCTGGGCGCCGAGGACCAGGCGGCGGTCGAGGCGGCGATGGAGGAGACCGGCGTCTCCGCGTTCGCGAACCGGGTCGTCACCACCTTGTCGGGCGGCGAGCGGGCCCGCGTGCTGATCGCCCGAGCCCTGGCCGGACAGAGCCGCTGGCTGCTGGCCGACGAGCCGCTGACCGGCCTCGATCCCGGCCACGCCCTGGACGCCGCGGCCCTGTTCCGGCGGCTGGCCGCGGACGGCGGGCTTGGCGTGGTCGTCACGCTGCACGACCTGGACATGGCCCTGCGGATGGCCGACCGGGTCCTGGTGCTTGCCGAGGGGACGGTGATCGCCGAGGGCGCGCCGGTCGAGGCCTTGTCGCCGCAGGTGCTGGCCCGCGCCTACGGAGTCCGCGCTCGAATTCTGGAGGGCGAGAGCGGTCCAATGATCGAGGTGGTGGGGCGTGCCGTTTGA
- the cbiB gene encoding adenosylcobinamide-phosphate synthase CbiB, which produces MPFDPWLVLAALIVEATVGYPAWLQSRLPHPVVWIGGLIAGLERRWNDPETPERRRRELGVATVAILIVTMVVAGVLIESLPLPEIVAFAVVILAGSLGLAQRSLYDHVAAVARPLTAGSLPGAQTAVGMIVGRDTETMDEAEVATAALESLAESFNDGVVAPVFWFVVGGLPGLFAYKAVNTADSMIGHMEPRWRAFGWAAAKADDLMNWIPARIAGGLIALAAGKGWRTMLRDARKHASPNAGWTEAAMAGGLGVQLGGPVRYDGVVSQRPVFGEGRRPEAGDLKRGLGVYIRACGLLWLLLLVGGLMWPR; this is translated from the coding sequence GTGCCGTTTGACCCCTGGCTGGTTCTGGCGGCGCTGATCGTCGAGGCGACGGTCGGCTATCCGGCCTGGCTGCAGAGCCGCCTGCCGCATCCGGTCGTGTGGATCGGCGGCCTGATCGCCGGGCTGGAGCGGCGCTGGAACGATCCCGAGACGCCCGAGCGGCGGCGGCGAGAGCTGGGCGTGGCGACGGTCGCGATCCTGATCGTCACCATGGTGGTTGCGGGGGTCTTGATCGAGAGTCTGCCGCTGCCCGAGATTGTCGCCTTCGCCGTCGTGATCCTGGCGGGCTCGCTCGGCCTGGCCCAGCGCAGCCTGTACGACCACGTCGCGGCCGTCGCCCGACCGCTGACGGCGGGGAGCCTGCCCGGCGCGCAGACGGCAGTGGGCATGATCGTCGGCCGCGACACCGAGACCATGGACGAGGCCGAGGTCGCCACGGCGGCGCTGGAGAGTCTGGCGGAAAGCTTCAACGACGGCGTCGTGGCGCCGGTGTTCTGGTTCGTCGTCGGCGGCCTGCCGGGGCTGTTCGCCTACAAGGCCGTGAACACCGCCGACAGCATGATCGGCCATATGGAGCCCCGTTGGCGGGCGTTCGGCTGGGCCGCCGCCAAGGCCGACGACCTGATGAACTGGATTCCCGCGCGGATCGCCGGCGGCCTGATCGCCCTGGCGGCCGGGAAGGGGTGGCGGACCATGCTGCGCGACGCCCGTAAGCACGCCTCGCCCAACGCCGGCTGGACCGAGGCGGCGATGGCCGGAGGCCTGGGCGTCCAGCTGGGCGGGCCGGTGCGCTATGACGGCGTCGTCAGCCAGCGGCCGGTGTTCGGCGAGGGGCGGCGGCCGGAAGCGGGCGACCTGAAACGCGGACTGGGCGTCTACATCCGGGCCTGCGGCCTGCTATGGCTCCTGCTGCTTGTGGGAGGACTGATGTGGCCGCGCTGA